Part of the Toxotes jaculatrix isolate fToxJac2 chromosome 8, fToxJac2.pri, whole genome shotgun sequence genome is shown below.
AACATTACAGATTTAGACGCTGCTAAATCTATTAGAACATATGACACCCTGGACCAAAGATGGTCGCATTTAATGCTATTTTTTTCTCGGGGCTTCGTgggggagggaggtggtgggggggtgttaAAGCTGATCCACCGCTGCTCAGGATAATACGGATCTCCTGTGTCGGTGACGTCACTGATCCCAGGTGTGGCACGGGGGAGGAAACAGGTAGGCTGTTGTTGTATCGCGCGGGCAGGAGATAAGACAGCAGTATTGACAGACGGGTCTTAAAAACTTATATACTGTGGCTGAGTGGAAGCATCAGAGGTCTGTTTGGGCTGAGGAAGGAAGTGTCCTGCAGGAAAATGCAATGAAAGCGCTATAATTATCTCCAAGCGGCTTTTCTTTCGATCTCCCAGGGACGGTCGCGTTTGAAGAAGAGGCTTCAGCGGGTTGTCTGAATACATGGAAGAATGGCGTTGAAAACCTTTCTGAACTTATTTTGAACTCAGATACAGTCTATGAACTCATGCACTTTTCAGCTCGCACATTGAACTGTGTGAATTAGTTTAGTCGAATCAATAGTCCATTTATACGTTTGGGAACGCTTGGAGCCATCCGCACTCTTCCTGTTTAAGGTTTAGGTGAGTAGGGCAAAGTTAACATTCGTGTCACTGAAAGCTAAAGCAGATAGAAGTTAAATTTACTTTACTGCGGCGAGGAGTCTCAAGTTAGAGTTTATTATGAGTTTTGGACGCCTGCCTGAAATCACCAAGCAGCAGGAAACGCTCATTAACGGACTGCTGTAACGTAACTAACTGTGGAAGGCAACTAAGCACAAAGGACTGTACTTACAGTAAGTACAGTGTTAAGTTACTTGTACTTCACTTGAGTAATTCCATTTTAAGATACTTAATACTTATTCTCTGCTGTATTTTGGAGGCAAATACTGCGCTGCGgttatttgacagctttagttacttTACAGATTCAGATaatgaatacaaaaaaacatgatcaaAAAATTATGATCTATTACATCAAGCTACCCTGCAGTATTTAAAGTAGTTTGAACTGAGTAGTCTGGACGACCTATCACGATATCAGTATGTAGTTTTCTTATCAGTATCACGGATTGAACACGCCTAGCTGGATCAAAATGACCAAAAGGAGACACAAAACATCtaagaagtaaaacaaaatgacacataaaatgactaaaatgagaaaacaccTAAAAAGAGATGTAAAGGGattaaaaagagacaaaaatggaCAACAGTTCAACTCAAAACAACTAAGAGACACAGTAAGACTGtgacaaaatgttttgtgtctctttctgcctGGGTGTCTTGGTCCTTTGTAGGGGGGGTATGGGGCACATTATATTGTACTTGTCCATGGTTGTAGGTTACAAATGGCAGCTATTTACCAATAttgtaatatttaaagttgTATACATGGTATTCATAACCTTTAATAATGTACAGTTCATTATGGCCAAGAGCCACTGTTTTAAATCTAAATCTTAACTCATTTGTACTTATTTAACAAATGTACCTGTTGGTAGACAAGTATGTATCATCTCGAGGTTTATATGTCATCATATGGCCCACAGCTAATTCAGAATATACAACCTGCTCTGTAGCACTGCAGCAGTGATGGACAACATAGACATCGAGCAGCAGGAGCCGTTTCCTGTGGACCGAGATGGGAGACCGTTCAGTACTGAAGGAGACCAGCCTGATGGTGACAGGAAGCTGGGATGTTGTGAGAGGTTCCAGCAGTCTGTCTCCAAGTGGATGCTTCCAGAAGACTTGCGCAGCACGTACCTGGAACGTACCAACTGCTGCCCGCCCcccatcttcatcatcctcatcagtATTGGAGAGGTACCTCTGCCCTGAATAAACAcgacacacatactgtatgagtACTGGGACAGTGAATATGGATTCTGTGATCTAATTATACAACATGTAGCCTACATTTGGCTTATATGCTGCCACAGTGTTAATTACTGTATAGATTTGCTTTAATTGTATTTAGTAGAGCAGATATTGAGGTGAGTATATAAGTATAGGTGGAATATCTTTATATCATAATGTTTCCCCCCAAAAATTGTATTAATTTGACTATTTATAGCTAATTTGTGGTTTTCACAATGACCAAGCTCGGAACTAAGAAGCTCTTGTGCAGCCATGagcattcatttatttctctctgtctcttctggcATCTGCACCACCTCATCTGAATGTCCTGATTCATCAAGTACAGTCCTCACAAGCAGGCAGTAGGCATGGTGtcaatgaaaacagttgttttcatGAGTCGTAGCTTTGGTTAAACTGGGTACAGTTGATCCTTACTGGTGGGAGGCAGAGATGCTTTTCCTGAATGTGCAAACAGAAAAGCCGTCGTGTCTTTTTCACTTTTAGATTCAGGTAAATAAACATGTCTTGTGGAATGTGGAGGATGAGTGGGTGATTTGTTGAAATAGCAAAATGGGGGATGCTGTGGACTCATTTTCCCCATAATCATGGGTTAAAAGGGCGGTATACTGATTTATTTGTGTTGCATGGATGACCCCACACGTGTCATTTATTATGACCTATCAGGAATGCGTTTAAGATTGCCTTTTGTTAAACAAACAGAGGggagtttggttttatttcagaAGTCATAAAACTTTTACACAGCCCCAGTACAAGAGATGGTCAGTTTACTTTGTGTGTAGATTGACCATTTGTTAAATGTTTGCATAGTGCTTAAAAATGGAGACGCAGATCATTTTCATACATGTGACtgaattatttgtgttttgtaaacTTGCTTGCCTCAAACTGGGgaacaaaaatatacaaattcCCCATATATTATAACTATTAGGGGGATGGATTGATGTGTTTAAGTATTTTAAATCTTTGGAAATACGTTCAAAACTTCTGTCTATTGGTCTCACGTTAATGTCAGATTCAGTTAAAGGCTGTCATTTCTTACTGACACTGTCTTTCTTATCACTACACATTTTGCGCACTAACTATTCATACTTGGGAATGAACAGCTCACTCTTTGTAGCTCACAGACGTCCAGTGTCAACTGCATTTGAATGTCTGTGAATACTTTATTTACCCAGAAAAGAGGGACCAAGCTTCTGTGCTCTTTCTCAGCGCTCCCTTGACTTATATTTGCAAATACAAGCATCTCAGCTGCTTTGTATGATCACTCTGGGTGATTTCTGGGGTGTGGGGGCCAACTCAGTGGGAGACGTCTTGTAAAGCATACCTCAGTATCTGCATGTCTAAGTCTCTCCTCTCGTTATTTACTCAGCTGTTTGGGATTTAGCTGCCTACAGTTTCTAAAGTGTTTTCGTAACTTTTTTGGATCCTGTACTTCAAGTCCAATTTCTGTGTCTTCATCAGCTGGCAGTGTTTATCTACTATGCTGTGTGGAAGCCTCAGAAGCAGTGGGTGACCCTCGATGAAGGCATCTGGGGCAGCCCCCTAACCTACAAGCCTGAGTGCAGGCAGGAAGCATGGCGCTTCATCTCCTACATGTTTGTCCATGCTGGGTAAGCTTGGGCAGGGCTTTAAGATACTATCATTACATGATGAAAGCCTGAGTCATTGCAAGAAGTGGTCAAAACCCCAGAGAcacaagtacagtacagtacagccCTGTGGTAAACACCAGTGTGGTGAAGCTCATAATCTTTGTAGGTTTTTTGTGATGTAGAGATGTTGATTCATTTCTGTGGTCATTTGTGAGACTGCATATTCTAAGCACTGCACCTCTTTGCTCAAACTGTGTTTGGTGTATTTCATCAGAATTTTGCCACTTCCCCCTGCATTagttcattcagtgttttttttgactgaagCACCAAAAGCCTCTGCAAGCCAGAGTTACCACAGAGTTACTAGAGGCGGGTCATACAGGCAAATTTtagaagagcagagaggacgGATAGTTGTTACTTGAATTGCTGGCACATTTTATCTaaacaaaaatgtcttaaaattatgaaaacaaaagccacAGGAACACAGGAAAATCAAAAACCATGGCACAGAACCACACAGGAAAACTAGATTAGCAAAGAGGAAGAGTGGTCACAGTCCTTCACCAACACACAAGGAAAGACACCAGACAGGATATTTGTTTAAATGATGTCTGGTGatgttctatattttttttactgttaacaTATCTTATGGAAAGACCAAGAATGACTATAAGAGATACTGAAATAAAGGCACAGAGGCACAAAATGGTAGGAATCTAAGTTCTATGTTTTAAAATTAAGGATTTTGTGTTAACGGCTGTTGCAATGATATGGGGAGCCTAAAATACTTAGAGCTCCAAGGCCAAAGCATCCAGTGGGTGGGACAGTGACTTTTGGGCTTGGGACTAAGTGGCAGAGACAGGGGAGAGGGATGTTAATTCATTGCCGGTTGTTGTCTTTTTATGGGTTTGTTAACAATAGAAAAGTTATGGAAAACATCACCTGACCATTTAAAAACTCTACATGTTTCAAAGATTACTCATCAGATTGAATAAACAGCTGATGCTTACTGCAGGGCTTCAAGATACTGCTGgtgtttccattattttgtccaccaccCTATACATTTATGTGGCATTTACCGTTCATTTAAGTATATTCTCCTCATTCCCCACCTCTGTATGTCTAGTGTGCAGCACATTGTCGGCAACCTGgtgatgcagctgctgctgggtaTCCCACTGGAACTGGTCCATAAAGGGTTTGAAGTGGGAATGGTTTACCTTTCCGGCGTCCtggctggtaaaaaaaaacaaaaaacacccaTCTCTGTTTGGCtctcagcttttctttcttaagTTCAGCAAAGAAAGAGATAACTAAGATAACTTGACTTCATTAGTGTTCATGATTGCTATGCACTCAGATGTCTGACATACTGTAACTCGCCTTCaagttgttttttcttgtctgtggCAAAGCGAGTCCTGGATGTCAGAAATGCCACTGATGTCATTTCTGTGGCTGTTTCTCCTCAGGCTCTTTGGCCAGCTCCATCTTTGATCCTTTCAGTGCATTGGTGGGGGCTTCTGGGGGTGTTTACGCCCTGATAGGAGGCTATTTTATGAATGCAGTGGTGGTAAGTTTACGTTCACTTTAATAGTAAGAGCTGGTGTAAACATCAGCTGCATTTGTCTTGAGCCAGGAAATGACAAGACTATCAATTCTGTCTGATGAATATATACATTCTTCGTTActgtccttttatttttttgtttctgttttgtgtaaTGAAACTGGCTTTTGGTGTTTTCAGgacctgtttttattttatgcacTTTGAAAGTTAAAATATTAGTAGTGTTCTTTACCGGTGGTGACTGATTTAATTCACAGAATTTCAGAGAGATGATTCCTCTCCTTGGAGTATTTCGTATCCTTGCCATCGTGATTATTGGTAGGTTCTCCTGTGTGATACCAGCCTGTTTAACTATTTTTCTAATTGCTATGATCATGCcttaaaaatgtttgatttgacacccttttctgttttccagtcGGCACAGATTTTGGATTTGCCTTCTATAGAAGATTTGTCAGTGGTGACGCTGCTTTGAAGGTACAATTTTGCTTgcatataatgttttttttttaatttgtttactgCGCTTTTACTTATTGCATGcctatttttcatttcatttcaagttGTGGATACTGCTGGAACTGTGAATGTCCCTTGgagatgaataaagtatatatTTATTGATCTAGCAGGGCAAAATATAAAGAGGGTCTTTCTAAACCttctcagacagaaaaagagccACAAGAGCGACCAAGCTAATCCTGCTAACCTCCCCCAATCTGACAGTTTTTTGTGactgctttatttgtttgtggcTACAGACAAGatcagcagctgttgtttgggAATTGATaaatcattcacacacatacctcTCTTGATGGGCATGACTAATAGACAGATGTTATATACCCACACAGCTTTCACacaacctgcttttttttttttaaatcactgatcCACATTTAGAAATCTTAGTTTCAGTTTGGAAgaataaaacagctgaaagcaTACAGTATCGTCTTCCACTTTGATGAAACTTGTTTGTCTTTCCAACTGATTTCTAGATTACAAACTCTAAAAACCTGGTTCCTTATTCCCTCCCCTGCCTTGTTATCTCCACTATTCGCCTACTACCCTTTTGTCTGTTAAACCAGTCCTGCGAGTTTTGGGGTGTTTACCGCATTTCAGGGGGGTCGAATGACAGTAGTGTGGGGTCTGTGTTCAGTGTAACTTCAATGATTAGGCCCTTAGGCTAAATCTAAGACCTGActtcatcttctctcctctcaggtgTCTTTTGTGGCTCATTTTGGAGGAATTGTGGCGGGGATGACCATCGGCTACGTCTTCTTCAGTGCTTACAACAAGAAGCTACTCAGAGACCCACGATTCTGGCTGTGTATAGTGGGTTATATAGTCTTTGTGCTCTTTGCTGTGCTCTTCAATATTTTTCTCTCACCAGCACCGTAGGACCATAAGGCTGCAGCTGCACCAGTtgcactgttttttgttttttttttttgtaacagaaaAAGCCCTAATGTCACACTCAGGAAACTGTATTTTACTGATGTactaatgttttcagtgttcagaGCAAAGTAGCTTTTCATAGATGTTGTGAATGTAGTGTTCAGGGTGTTTTCCTTTACTATTAAATTTTCGTAGAGATAAAGTTGTGAGTTCTAATGGAGGGGGTGCCCCCTGCTGTTTATACGTAGCATTGCGAAGGCATGTCTTTGATTTTAGACAAGGTTGATAATGAAATGTGCCTTTTATAAAGTGAATAATTTTTAACTGATATTTCTCTTATTATGGATATGATCTTTACTAttgctttgtctgttttatttgtaagattttttacttttcatgaTAATCAGGATATTATTGAACACTCTGGTCTGAGTTCATGTCACTTTTccttaatatgaaataatggcCAAACTCCCGTATGGAATAATAATATGCTTCTCTATGctgttacaattttttttattgaataacCATGGACTGTTATGGAATTCCAGTATTCCTCACCATGTGCCTTAAACGTGGTGAAGTCTGTCACCACATTGAACACTAAATTAGACATTAGATATCACATTTGTTCAGTCATGTTGGTTGGTTGTTGTATGACAGCACTAATAAGAAGAAAGAGTTTACAAAGAAGTCTCAGGAAAAGGAATGAATGCTAAAAATGTTGGTGTTGCCCTTTCCTTTTGTAAGCACAAGAGCTGGTTTTACCTTGGCTTAATGCCACATTATTGTTTCAGTCGCATCCTGTTGACAGAACATGGCTGATTACATGATGAGTTGTAAAACTGTTGATTAATTTTTTGTcgttcttgttgttttttaaccttGGAAATACAAAAAGTTTATATGGCTTTAAACATAAACATCCAGCTTTTTGAAATAACCTCTACTGTAACTTGTTAGTACAATTAAAGAATTGACATTGTATTTAGCTAAATTACCTTTAACACTAACTGTAAGTTATAGTTTAGTAACTGTACATTTTTTGTTCCATAGGCCTAAAAATGCAAACTCTTTAATATTACTGTTTTATATTTGGTTTTACAAGGAGCATTGGGTGccattttttgaaaatgtgcttCATTTATCTACCAAAGATCAACCTGAGACCTCCTACGTTTGGTTTTGCATTTCCACAGCTCAATGTTTAACATTgaagtttgatgtttttctATGTTTTTCTATGAAATTGAATCTGAAGTTCTGCAGAAACAAGTCAAGACTATTGAAATTATTTGATGAATCTATACAGACTAATTATAGTTGTTTGATGCAGCAGGGACTCggtttcattgtttttgctgttttatagTATGTGGAAAGTTCCATAGTCTCCAGCACATCAATTTAATTTAGTCCATCAATATTTAATTATTACAAACTATGCTTGCCTCAACTCTGAAACACAATATTGGCCGCTAAACCCTTATTGATTTGGTGTTTTACTCTTTTTCTTATGTGTAGTTTTATATTAGAAGCTTTAACAaggatcatcatcatctttaaatattgaaaataaaCACTGGGTTCCTTAATTCAGTCTAGTTTGCCCTGAAGGTTCTGTTCCTGAGGTTTCAAAGACAACAGAGTTGTGAACAACTTGTGTTTACTTTATATAAAGTGACATCAAATtctgatttaatttaatgtttgttaGCAGAATATTTAATATCAAGATGCatcattttaaattgattttaatttttgatttgatttgagggCACAGTTTGATCCAAAAATGAATTTTATATTCTGAAGCCCGATGAACTGTGCTAATAAACAATGGACCATCAGATGTCCTGATGCCACTTAATTTAGACACAGGGGCTGAAGTAGAAagtagatttttaaaaaaggaaatagcACTGggagtttgtgtttgatgttaCCCCAGTGTGACCCTCTGTACCCCTAATGTGTTTGTACTGGACTGGTTTGATCAATCCTGCTCTGCTGGGCAGAATGGAAGATTTCCGGTCAGAGGGGAAAAGTTCAGTTTAGGATAGCTTCAAATTAACAGATGCGTGGAAAATGTCTTGCACTGAACCCACCGAGCTGGTGGGTTTTCCTATTGATCATAAATAATCCCACCCTAGTAGATAGAATGTTGTGCACAACATGGCTAGAGAACAGTATAACATTTAATAAGCATTTCATGACATGCATGCAAAGCTGTAATATCATGATTGACCCAAGCATATTTCTCACACAGGCGTTTAATGGTATTTTTAATTGGACAGTGTGAAGTCGGCAACCAGCAGTTAGCAAGCACACTAATTCAGTGTGATAGATTTCTTGTAAATGGGATAATAATGggataataataaataaataatgtgtcaAGTGCATGAGAACTTAATTACATCCAGAGGGGAGCAGCAGAGTATGAAATTGGACATGATGACTCATTGATTACTTCACTACAGTAGAAAACTATTGATCGTACAGGGCCTGTGTGGGTAACTGACTGGTATTGATAATGTGGGGATTCCAACCACAGTATCTGTATTTCCTTCTCTTTGTTTGAACATATAGATCAAACAGACTTGAATAATTGAGTGCTAACTAACTGAAAGCATGTAGACTAGACTGGCAGAGCATCTATTTGGAAACAGCTCGGTTATTAAAACCGATGCTTGATGCACACACCTAAATGAACCACCAAAAAACATGCTCAGTACTCACTGTCTGTGCTCTTGAATGTATGAAACCTTGCTGTGTTAAAGGTTAAAACAGTCTAAATGATGCAGTTATTTtaggacaaacacagaaaaccctGACCTGCTAAGATTGAGGTCAGTATTGGTGCTACAACTGGTTACAACCCCCATCACTGTGGGGCAATGATCTAAATGCATGGGCGAAGCTGTTGATATTGACTTTCTGTGGTCAGAGTAGTGTTGGCACTGTTCCGTCAACAATTCAGTTGTTCCCACTTTGTTTCTGGCAACACCGAAACAGAGGCGGGTCACGGTAGTTTGGGTGCTGTGCAGGGACTCATGTGGAGGGCGCTAAcgatttttaaaactttttggTGACTGCGTCAGGGCTGCATGACCCGAGGAGATTTAAGTCACCACCGGCAGTCTGTCCATGCTGCTGCAAGGTAAAAGGAAACGACACAGAACTCTGCCCTGGTTTATATAATGGCTCTGCTGAGGGGAACAGTTTTATTATGACAAAACTGGACCACTGCTGAGACTAGGAAACATATCTCTGGATGCACGAGTCCTCTGTCTACTTTTAATATATCTTTTTGCAAATATGTGATTGCATTCTGCATTTTTACTCCACAAGTTTTCTACTtattgttgtttcatttttccagtTGGGAGGTACTGTAATTTTCTAATATTTCCATTGTTACTGGGATTtgtaaaattaaactaaaaaagttctttatttattacaaatatGACTCTTTTATACAATTGTCATTTCATCTGAAATGCCTGAAATGTCTTAGCTGTCTGTATAAAATCCAAGTAACTTCTTCATATGTGTTCCTCCTGTTACTGAATGTCCATTGTACTTTTACGTATCCATCAATCTAtcagtttttaaactgtttcaTCAGATTTTCTTCCCTAATTGTTTAATCTCTCTTAATGACTTTCTACAAGTCATAATGGCAGAGTGAAGATGGGGGACTGGAACTTCCTTGGGGGAATTTTGGAGGAGGTGCATATCCACTCCACTATGGTAGGCAAGATCTGGCTCACCATCCTGTTCATCTTTCGTATGCTGGTCCTCGGGGTGGCAGCAGAGGATGTGTGGAATGATGAGCAGGCTGACTTCATATGCAACACTGAGCAGCCTGGATGCAGAAACGTATGCTACGACCTGGCCTTCCCAATCTCCCTCATCCGCTACTGGGTGCTGCAGGTCATTTTTGTGTCTTCTCCCTCATTGGTTTACATGGGCCATGCTCTCTACAGGCTCCGTGCCCTGGAGAAGGCACGGCAGAAGAAGAAGGCACTGCTGAGGAAGGAACTAGAGATGGTTGATGTGGAGCTGGCAGAAGCCAGGAAAAGGATTGAGCGGGAGATGAAACAGCTCGATCAGGGGAAGCTCAACAAAGCTCCCCTGAGGGGCTCTCTGCTCCGTACATATGTGGCTCACATCGTAACCCGCTCTGTTGTTGAAGTGGCCTTCATGACAGGCCAGTATCTCCTTTACGGCTTTCACCTTTACCCGCTCTTTAAGTGTGAGCGGGATCCTTGTCCAAATGCGGTGGACTGCTATGTTTCCAGACCAACAGAGAAAAGTGTCTTCATGGTGTTCATGCAATGCATAGCTGCAATCTCTCTCTTCCTAAACATCTTGGAGATCATGCATCTGGGTTACAAGAAGATTAAAAAGACCATCTTGGACTTCTACCCTCACTTGAGAGACGAGAGAGATGAACTTGATGACTACTATgccaacaaatataaaaaagaatCCGTTGTGCAAATATGCACCAGTGCAGCCCGAAAGGCAACAATTGCCTCTGCACCCAGTGACTACAACTTCCTGATGGAGACTGCGCAGGGCACAATGATGTACCCAAACCTTATCAAATCTTCAACTTTTCTACCTCTCCAGGGTGAGCAGGCCACTCAGCAGGATGTGGATGATTGCAGATGTTCAGCTCAAAGCCCCCCAGGGTGTAACTGCACCTCGCCTACCAATGAGCCCTGCTCACCGTGCTGTGACTCCCTGATCAATCCAAAGCAGGAGACCGAGGACTTTTTACATCTTCCCCCAGACAGTGaggaaaacagcagtgaaagaaGGAGCCCAGACTCTCCAAAATGCCCACAGAAGGCAGCTCATGTTTCCTCCTACCCCACACTGCCGGTAAGCGCATTAAGGAAACCGTGGATGGCTCATGGCTCATTCAAATGCTCCACAGTGCTAGAGGGTAAAAGCTCTGACACAGATTCATATGGGGGTGCAAAAGGCAGTAGCGGACCTCCCTCCAGTCGAACTCAGTCAAAATCAGATGACAAACATCAAAGGCGGCCCTCCACCCCAGATTCACTGGATGACTCCAGCTCAGGATCCAGGCACAACCCAAGATCACCTTCCTCCAGCTGCAAAACATCAGTGGCAAGTAACATGAGCAGCAGACGAGCTCCGGACCTACAAATCTAAACTCTGAACAGTTCCCTCATTTGCGTTACTGTCACTCAGACATCTGTATTACAGATTTGACTTTCAGTTCTATATTGAACCTATGGATTTGACAGCACTGTAAGCAGCTTTCTAACTGGTGAGAGTTTGCTAATGTTTATTCATTCTAAAACTTCAACAGTTAACAATTCAATCTAATTACTGTGGCATGCTTTAAAAACCCACTGCAATTCAACTGATGCAATAATTGCTTTTGATGACATATTAAAataagaaacaacagaaaactttatAGCgtatgttttttgtatttgtccGACACATTTTGGAATAAACCTTTGCTTTCTGTTGGCACTAAGTACATATATTGCTACCAAATTAGcatgaaacaataaaataacCATGGTTGAAATATGAGCTAAGGGTCTTAATGGTCTAGTACATGGTTAGATAGACATGTACAGGGCCAAATACAGATGACCTGTCATAATTGGCATTTTTCATAGTAGTGTGACGTAAACATTTTCTAATTTATCTAAACTTTTGCTATATAGGCTGCCCATTGCAGTTTTACTTCCATGAAAACCCACATAATTGttgctctttttaaatttaCTAGCACTGCAGATGTGTCAAATTATGATGATTAACAGAACAGGAGTAGAGATTTCATCTTAAGTCTGCAGTGTCATTTTATTCCTACATGTTAGGGAATTAGCAGGGGAAGATTAAAGTCATCTCTCGAATGGAGAGGAGATAACGAGCTCACCATTATAGAGAGGAAAGTGGAAACAATAGCTGCATTTTAGTCTGCAACGACAAATATGTGCTCTGTCTCAGCATCCCCTTCCTGAGCGTATCAATAATCAGCTAACACAAGAGCACTGTCCTCACCAGCAAGAATACTGCTGGTTTTATGTCCTTCTTTATAGTTTTGACTCCGTCACTGATGAAATAACTGAAAACTATTAaatctggtaaaaaaaaaaaaaaaaaaagtagctgtGCTCTGGTCCCTGAGGTCTTCGCTTGTCACTGTATCAGTGTTATACTCGGTTTGTTTCCCGGGGAGACTCTGATCATTTTGCATCAGTCTAAGTGTAGAATGTCAAGTACTGGCTGCTGTGTAATATCACAGTCAGGAATTAGTTTGATCAGTGAGACACCATTAATTATAATactgtgctttattttacatgtgatatacatttttgtgctttttacaAACATTCACTTACACCTTTTGAAATAAAACGTAAGCGTGTCTTTATAATGCATTTTTATCacaatgtcagaaaaataaaaattatcaGAAGTATAATCAAATACTGGTTATGGAACCCCTTCATCaacttctcaaaaaaaaaaaaaactaaacaaaaacaaaaattacgtCTCATGTTAAGAAGCGACTTGTCCACAGTCATACAGAAGACACTTTCTCAGTAAAGCTACACTAAGGACTGAATTAGCAAgacaaaaatatacatatacgtACAGAATAAGTTAGATTCTAAGAAACAAAGCAGGAACAAAGATTTACAAAAACAGCAGGGCAATATAAAAATTCTTGGCTTTCACTTTAACAGCGTCGTCTTGTCTTGAAATTCAAAGTGCAAGTAATGtcgagggaaaaaaaaacagagaatcaTTTATCAACCCAAAGCTCTGCTGTGGTCTACTCAGCTTTGGCTCCATCTTCTGATACGGGTTCATAACATTGCAGctagagggagaaaaaaagtgtATCTATGTTAGGCACCTTAAACAGTATGTTGTTGTTGGGTTGATACACATTTTTTCAAGGCATTAAGTTTACCCTTGTTTTGAggtctttgttttcctctgccaGACGTGCACACCTCTGCCTCAGGTCAAtcacctcc
Proteins encoded:
- the rhbdl2 gene encoding rhomboid-related protein 2; this encodes MDNIDIEQQEPFPVDRDGRPFSTEGDQPDGDRKLGCCERFQQSVSKWMLPEDLRSTYLERTNCCPPPIFIILISIGELAVFIYYAVWKPQKQWVTLDEGIWGSPLTYKPECRQEAWRFISYMFVHAGVQHIVGNLVMQLLLGIPLELVHKGFEVGMVYLSGVLAGSLASSIFDPFSALVGASGGVYALIGGYFMNAVVNFREMIPLLGVFRILAIVIIVGTDFGFAFYRRFVSGDAALKVSFVAHFGGIVAGMTIGYVFFSAYNKKLLRDPRFWLCIVGYIVFVLFAVLFNIFLSPAP
- the gja9a gene encoding gap junction protein alpha 9a, with the protein product MGDWNFLGGILEEVHIHSTMVGKIWLTILFIFRMLVLGVAAEDVWNDEQADFICNTEQPGCRNVCYDLAFPISLIRYWVLQVIFVSSPSLVYMGHALYRLRALEKARQKKKALLRKELEMVDVELAEARKRIEREMKQLDQGKLNKAPLRGSLLRTYVAHIVTRSVVEVAFMTGQYLLYGFHLYPLFKCERDPCPNAVDCYVSRPTEKSVFMVFMQCIAAISLFLNILEIMHLGYKKIKKTILDFYPHLRDERDELDDYYANKYKKESVVQICTSAARKATIASAPSDYNFLMETAQGTMMYPNLIKSSTFLPLQGEQATQQDVDDCRCSAQSPPGCNCTSPTNEPCSPCCDSLINPKQETEDFLHLPPDSEENSSERRSPDSPKCPQKAAHVSSYPTLPVSALRKPWMAHGSFKCSTVLEGKSSDTDSYGGAKGSSGPPSSRTQSKSDDKHQRRPSTPDSLDDSSSGSRHNPRSPSSSCKTSVASNMSSRRAPDLQI